Proteins encoded by one window of Bacillus rossius redtenbacheri isolate Brsri chromosome 3, Brsri_v3, whole genome shotgun sequence:
- the LOC134530358 gene encoding solute carrier family 53 member 1-like: protein MKFTEHLSAHITPEWRKQYINYEEMKAMLYAAVEQAPSAELVEPEVLTRYFTKFDEQFFHYCDKELTKINTFYSEKLAEATRKFANLCSELSEAQEEEFKGKDGPLRRGKNILRKRDVPARKMQELKLAFSEFYLSLILLQNYQNLNFTGFRKILKKHDKLLSVDIGARWRMENVESSHFYTNKDIDRLIQETETVVTQDLEGGDRQRAMKRLRVPPLGEQQSPWTTFKVGLFSGSFIVLLIAVILSAIFHHSRKDWHIVTRLYRGPLLVVAFLFLMGINVYGWRSSGVNHVLIFELDPRNHLSEQHIMELASIFGVVWALSALSFLYSDYLSIPPYANPLALVTIMAVFIFNPTRTFQHEARFWALRVLGRIVAAPFFYVHFADFWLADQLNSLVVVLLDFQFTICFYISNPNWMEASDSNMCSDFLWVLRPIVTCLPAWWRFSQCLRRYRDTKEAFPHLANAGKYATTFFVILFSSLHSAYSDRYTFASDEPYLYLWVLVSIVSSCYAYTWDIKMDWGLFDSKAGDNKYLREEIVYSSTGYYYFAIVEDFVLRFVWVLSMSLTEMGYIHADLMVTILTPLEVFRRFVWNFFRLENEHLNNCGNFRAVRDISVAPMDSSDQTQILRMMDEEDGVVNRRKKKSSGAQGKKKEEHRLVLEGESTDDPDN from the exons ATGAAGTTTACTGAACATCTATCTGCGCATATTACTCCAGAATGGAGAAAGCAATATATAAATTACGAG GAGATGAAGGCAATGCTATATGCAGCCGTGGAGCAGGCCCCATCTGCCGAACTGGTGGAACCGGAGGTTCTTACGAGGTACTTCACCAAGTTCGATGAACAGTTCTTCCATTACTGTGACAAGGAGCTCACCAAGATCAATACCTTCTATTCAG AGAAACTGGCGGAAGCAACTCGCAAGTTTGCGAACCTTTGCAGCGAGCTGAGCGAAGCGCAAGAGGAGGAGTTCAAGGGCAAGGACGGCCCTCTGCGCCGAGGCAAGAACATTCTGAGGAAGAGGGACGTGCCAGCTCGCAAGATGCAGGAGCTGAAGCTCGCGTTCAGCGAGTTCTACCTCAGCCTCATCCTGCTGCAGAACTACCAGAACCTCAACTTCACTGGCTTCCGCAAGATACTCAAGAAGCACGATAAG CTGCTGAGCGTGGACATCGGAGCCCGGTGGCGCATGGAGAACGTGGAGTCGTCGCACTTCTACACCAACAAGGACATCGACAGGCTGATCCAGGAGACGGAGACGGTGGTGACCCAGGACCTGGAGGGCGGGGACAGGCAGCGGGCCATGAAGAGGCTGCGCGTGCCGCCCCTGGGGGAGCAGCAGAGCCCGTGGACCACCTTCAAGGTGGGGCTGTTCTCGGGCTCCTTCATCGTGCTGCTCATCGCCGTCATCCTCTCAG CCATCTTCCACCACAGCAGGAAGGACTGGCACATAGTGACGCGGCTGTACCGCGGCCCGCTGCTCGTCGTGGCCTTCCTGTTCCTCATGGGCATCAACGTGTACGGGTGGCGGTCGTCGGGGGTGAACCACGTGCTGATATTCGAGCTGGACCCGCGCAACCACCTGTCGGAGCAGCACATCATGGAGCTGGCCTCCATATTCGGGGTGGTGTGGGCCCTGAGCGCGCTCAGCTTCCTCTACAGCGACTACCTGAGCATTCCCCCGTACGCCAACCCTCTGGCCCTCGTCACCATCATGGCTGTGTTCATCTTCAACCCCACCAGGACCTTCCAGCACGAGGCGAGGTTCTGGGCCCTGCGGGTGCTG GGTAGGATAGTGGCAGCACCGTTCTTCTACGTCCACTTTGCAGACTTCTGGCTGGCAGATCAGCTGAACAGCTTGGTGGTGGTGCTGTTGGATTTCCAGTTCACCATCTGCTTCTACATTTCCAACCCTAATTGGATGGAAGCCTCAG aTAGCAACATGTGCTCGGACTTCCTGTGGGTGCTGCGGCCAATAGTGACGTGCCTGCCAGCGTGGTGGAGGTTCTCACAGTGTCTGCGACGGTACCGCGACACCAAGGAAGCCTTCCCCCACCTGGCCAACGCTGGGAAGTATGCCACCACCTTCTTCGTCATACTGTTCTCCTCGCTGCATTCTGCGTACTCAG ATAGATACACCTTTGCTTCCGATGAGCCTTACTTGTACCTGTGGGTGCTGGTGTCCATTGTCAGCTCGTGCTACGCTTACACCTGGGACATAAAGATGGACTGGGGGCTCTTTGACTCAAAAGCAGGGGACAACAAGTACTTGAGGGAGGAAATTGTGTACTCTTCAACT GGCTACTACTACTTTGCAATCGTGGAGGACTTTGTCCTGAGGTTTGTGTGGGTGCTGTCGATGTCGCTGACGGAGATGGGCTACATCCACGCCGACCTCATGGTCACCATCCTCACTCCGCTGGAAGTGTTCAG GCGTTTTGTGTGGAATTTCTTTCGGCTGGAGAACGAGCACTTGAACAACTGCGGTAATTTCCGAGCGGTGCGAGACATTTCGGTGGCGCCCATGGACTCGTCGGACCAGACCCAGATCTTGCGCATGATGGATGAGGAGGATGGTGTGGTGAACAGGCGCAAGAAGAAGAGCTCCGGTGCGCAGGGCAAGAAGAAAGAGGAGCACCGACTGGTACTGGAGGGAGAGTCTACCGACGATCCAGACAACTAG